The following proteins come from a genomic window of Panicum hallii strain FIL2 chromosome 8, PHallii_v3.1, whole genome shotgun sequence:
- the LOC112902400 gene encoding protein FAR1-RELATED SEQUENCE 5-like, whose protein sequence is MAAPTCPGRGGLMDLLNTMAARRVAGPGGCSPEDVAVPDDVIIQGHGPFEPTVLGEDGAPMQIDLPVHDLVEAPYHADSYEGLNTPKKDPISSTSSSWFVPYCKDERLKPAVGMLFDTLDEVEEFYKTYAHESGFSVRVGAQTKKSDVVENKRFVCSREGFSKRRAEPNKQKKHSESRCGCNARIYVKLNQENRYYIASFVEEHNHGLVSPDKIPFLRSNRTIS, encoded by the exons ATGGCAGCACCGACATGCCCTGGCCGTGGTGGCTTGATGGACCTTCTCAATACCATGGCCGCGCGAAGGGTGGCCGGCCCTGGTGGTTGCAGTCCGGAAGACGTAGCAGTTCCTGATGATGTCATCATTCAAGGCCATGGTCCCTTTGAACCCACGGTGCTTGGTGAAGATGGTGCACCCATGCAGATCGACCTTCCTGTCCATGACCTTGTTGAAGCTCCGTATCATGCTGATTCTTATGAGGGATTGAATACACCTAAAAAGGATCCAATCAGCTCAACATCG TCGTCATGGTTTGTACCTTATTGCAAGGATGAGAGGCTGAAACCAGCTGTTGGAATGTTATTTGATACTCTTGATGAAGTGGAAGAATTCTACAAGACATATGCACATGAAAGTGGGTTTTCGGTTCGTGTAGGAGCTCAAACCAAGAAGAGTGATGTGGTTGAAAATAAGAGATTTGTGTGTTCGAGGGAAGGTTTCTCAAAGAGACGTGCTGAGCCGAACAAGCAAAAGAAGCACTCAGAGTCAAGATGTGGATGCAATGCACGTATATATGTGAAGCTGAATCAGGAGAATAGGTACTATATTGCTTCTTTTGTTGAGGAGCATAACCATGGTCTAGTTTCACCTGATAAAATTCCTTTTCTTCGATCCAATCGTACAATCAGTTAA